One window of Gemmatimonas sp. UBA7669 genomic DNA carries:
- a CDS encoding HypC/HybG/HupF family hydrogenase formation chaperone, which translates to MCLAVPGRIAAIYQDGPMRMATLDFDGITKAVCLAYLPDAVVGQYAIVHVGFAISLIDEASAQETLRHFRSLGILEEELGEAADEAYAPPPPCPLPAAVPQ; encoded by the coding sequence ATGTGCCTCGCCGTACCCGGCCGCATTGCCGCCATCTATCAGGACGGTCCCATGCGCATGGCCACACTCGATTTCGACGGTATCACCAAGGCCGTGTGCCTCGCCTATCTGCCCGACGCGGTCGTCGGGCAGTACGCCATCGTGCATGTCGGCTTTGCCATCAGTCTGATCGACGAAGCGTCGGCGCAGGAAACGCTGCGCCACTTCCGCTCGCTCGGCATTCTCGAGGAAGAGCTGGGCGAAGCGGCGGACGAAGCGTACGCGCCACCACCACCGTGCCCGCTGCCGGCTGCGGTGCCACAATGA
- a CDS encoding TonB-dependent receptor, whose amino-acid sequence MTRPTPRVQPRALRVLLCSTALCSALLPDSARALQDTTRDRMRDSLTTLRPMRVTGRLDDLIGVASSAAQGRVGRADLRQRPLLREGELLEVVPGMILTQHSGDGKANQMFVRGFNLDHGTDFQTRIESMPLNLPTHAHGQGYTDLNLLIPELVDHVTYSLGPYYAELGDFGSAGGATLNLVRALPQSIAQVEGGAWGFRRAVAAGSRTAGAHTMLLGGEAKGYDGPWDVAQGLSKRSGVARYTWQGADQSVSLLGLGYHNRWNASDQIPERLVDSGQLPRFGQVDPSLGGSTSRYSLSLDATRLRGRTRSQFEAYAVRYDFELFSNFTYFLDDEANGDQIRQRDGRTIFGFNVEQQRVFTPGRMAHQWRYGVQSRWDNADVSLARTTSRAFHDMVRADVVKQGSIGAWSAIVTRWLPQWRSTLGARLDGYRFDVNSDLPVNSGSRTAMLASPKASLAYAPSSRVELYLGGGLGFHSNDARGTTIRIDPASGDSVDAVDPLVRSRGGELGMRMSGARDLRTTISLWTLRLDSELLFVGDAGTTEPQGRSARTGITIANFWRPLRTLAVDGDVSFTRARYVDEPAGEQSVPGALEAVIAAGVQWSPMPNGPAAVVRVRHFGAHPLIEDNTVRGRSTTLLNASIGVPLRSVRLTASVLNLLGSRGRDVQYFYASRLRGEPAGGLDDVHFHPVEPRQVRVGVSLGNWRGMSTPE is encoded by the coding sequence ATGACCCGCCCGACTCCACGCGTGCAACCGCGCGCGTTGCGCGTGCTGCTTTGCAGCACCGCCCTCTGCAGCGCCCTCCTGCCTGACTCAGCTCGTGCGCTGCAGGACACCACACGAGATCGCATGCGCGACAGTCTCACCACTCTGCGTCCGATGCGCGTGACTGGTCGCCTCGATGATCTGATCGGCGTGGCATCGAGTGCCGCTCAGGGGCGTGTAGGACGTGCCGATCTGCGCCAGCGCCCGCTGCTGCGCGAAGGCGAACTGCTCGAGGTTGTGCCGGGCATGATTCTCACACAGCACAGCGGCGACGGCAAAGCCAATCAGATGTTCGTGCGTGGCTTCAATCTCGATCATGGCACGGACTTTCAGACGCGCATCGAGTCCATGCCGCTCAATCTGCCCACGCACGCGCACGGGCAGGGCTACACCGATCTCAACCTGCTCATTCCCGAGCTGGTGGATCATGTGACCTATTCCCTCGGACCGTACTACGCCGAGCTGGGAGACTTTGGCAGTGCCGGAGGTGCCACGCTCAACCTGGTACGTGCGCTGCCGCAGTCCATTGCGCAGGTCGAAGGTGGCGCGTGGGGCTTCCGACGCGCCGTGGCGGCTGGCAGCCGCACGGCGGGCGCGCACACGATGTTGCTGGGTGGAGAAGCCAAAGGCTACGACGGTCCGTGGGATGTCGCGCAAGGGCTCAGCAAGCGCAGCGGAGTCGCCCGCTACACCTGGCAGGGCGCCGATCAATCCGTTTCGCTACTCGGGCTCGGCTACCACAACCGCTGGAACGCCTCCGATCAGATTCCCGAACGCCTGGTCGACAGTGGCCAACTGCCGCGATTTGGCCAGGTCGATCCTTCGCTGGGCGGCTCCACATCGCGCTACAGTCTTTCACTCGATGCCACACGCCTGCGCGGCCGCACGCGTTCGCAGTTTGAAGCCTATGCCGTCCGGTACGACTTCGAATTGTTCTCCAACTTCACCTACTTCCTGGACGACGAAGCCAACGGGGATCAGATCCGTCAGCGTGACGGTCGGACCATTTTTGGATTCAACGTCGAACAGCAACGGGTATTCACTCCGGGCCGCATGGCACACCAGTGGCGATATGGCGTGCAGAGCCGCTGGGACAACGCCGACGTGTCGCTGGCGCGTACCACCTCGCGTGCGTTTCACGACATGGTGCGCGCCGATGTCGTGAAGCAGGGCAGCATAGGTGCCTGGAGCGCCATCGTGACTCGATGGCTTCCGCAGTGGCGCAGCACGCTCGGCGCGCGCCTCGACGGCTATCGCTTCGACGTGAACAGCGACCTGCCCGTGAACTCAGGTAGCCGCACGGCAATGCTGGCCAGCCCCAAAGCCTCGCTGGCCTATGCGCCGTCTTCGCGAGTTGAACTGTACCTGGGTGGGGGCCTGGGCTTTCACAGCAACGACGCCCGTGGCACCACCATCCGTATCGATCCGGCCAGTGGTGATTCGGTCGATGCCGTGGACCCGCTGGTGCGTTCCCGTGGAGGCGAGTTGGGCATGCGGATGTCCGGCGCCCGCGATCTGCGTACGACCATCTCACTGTGGACCCTGCGGCTCGACAGTGAATTGCTGTTCGTGGGTGATGCCGGCACCACGGAGCCCCAGGGGCGCAGCGCACGCACCGGCATTACGATCGCCAATTTCTGGCGTCCGCTCCGCACATTGGCCGTGGACGGCGATGTGTCGTTTACGCGTGCCCGCTACGTCGACGAGCCGGCGGGTGAGCAGTCCGTGCCCGGCGCTCTCGAAGCGGTCATCGCCGCCGGCGTGCAGTGGAGCCCCATGCCCAACGGGCCTGCGGCCGTAGTACGGGTGCGGCATTTCGGCGCGCACCCCCTCATCGAAGACAATACGGTACGCGGGCGGTCCACCACACTGCTCAATGCCAGCATCGGCGTTCCGCTGCGCTCCGTACGGCTCACCGCCAGCGTACTCAACCTGCTCGGCAGCCGCGGCCGCGATGTGCAGTATTTCTATGCGTCCCGTCTCCGCGGCGAACCCGCAGGGGGTCTCGACGATGTGCACTTCCATCCGGTGGAGCCGCGCCAGGTGCGGGTCGGGGTCAGCCTTGGCAATTGGCGGGGCATGAGCACACCGGAGTGA
- the hypD gene encoding hydrogenase formation protein HypD, which produces MKYLTEFRDGEVAQRMAAEIRQLTTRPWAIMEVCGGQTHSILRNGIDQLLPSEIELIHGPGCPVCVTPLEVIDQALAIAAQAGVIFCSFGDMLRVPGSEKDLFRVKSEGGDVRVVYSPLDAVALARQHPDREVVFFGIGFETTAPANAMAVHVARREGLRNFSMLVSHVLVPPAIDAIMRSPANRVQAFLAAGHVCSVMGFWQYPPLVKQHQVPIVITGFEPLDVLDGILRTVRQLERGEAAVENAYARVVTFDGNRTAQALLEDVFAVGDRAWRGIGLIPQSGWHLSAAYRDYDAAHRFSVTGIRTQESPLCRSGDVLQGTIKPTACSAFGAQCTPRTPLGATMVSTEGACAAYFNYGRTVQLERLTITR; this is translated from the coding sequence ATGAAGTATCTCACGGAATTTCGCGATGGGGAGGTCGCGCAGCGCATGGCGGCCGAGATCCGCCAGCTCACCACTCGTCCATGGGCCATCATGGAGGTGTGCGGCGGTCAGACCCACAGCATCCTCCGCAACGGCATCGATCAGTTGTTGCCGTCGGAAATCGAGCTCATTCACGGTCCTGGATGTCCCGTGTGTGTCACGCCGTTGGAGGTCATTGACCAGGCGCTGGCCATTGCGGCCCAGGCCGGCGTGATCTTCTGTTCTTTCGGTGACATGTTGCGGGTGCCGGGCTCCGAGAAGGACCTTTTCCGGGTGAAGAGCGAAGGCGGGGATGTGCGGGTGGTGTACTCCCCGCTCGACGCCGTGGCCCTTGCCCGACAGCATCCCGATCGAGAGGTGGTGTTCTTCGGTATCGGCTTTGAGACCACGGCACCGGCCAACGCCATGGCCGTGCATGTGGCCAGGCGCGAAGGGCTGCGCAACTTCTCCATGCTGGTCTCGCACGTGCTGGTCCCGCCGGCCATCGACGCCATCATGCGCTCGCCCGCCAATCGGGTGCAGGCGTTTCTCGCAGCGGGCCACGTGTGCAGCGTAATGGGCTTCTGGCAGTACCCCCCCCTGGTGAAACAGCATCAGGTGCCCATCGTCATCACCGGGTTTGAACCGCTCGATGTGCTGGACGGCATTCTGCGTACAGTGCGTCAACTCGAGCGTGGTGAGGCGGCGGTGGAGAATGCATACGCACGCGTGGTCACCTTCGATGGCAATCGCACCGCGCAGGCGTTGCTCGAAGACGTGTTTGCCGTCGGTGACCGTGCATGGCGCGGCATCGGGCTGATCCCGCAGAGCGGCTGGCATCTGAGCGCCGCGTATCGCGACTATGATGCCGCGCACCGCTTCTCCGTGACCGGCATCCGCACGCAGGAATCCCCCCTGTGCCGCAGCGGTGACGTCCTCCAGGGCACCATCAAACCCACCGCCTGCTCGGCGTTCGGGGCACAGTGCACACCGCGCACCCCGCTCGGTGCCACCATGGTGTCCACCGAAGGCGCCTGTGCCGCGTATTTCAACTATGGCCGCACGGTGCAGCTCGAGCGCCTCACGATCACCCGGTGA
- a CDS encoding nickel-dependent hydrogenase large subunit: MATATQPMPSDLRISPLGRVEGDLDLRVTIRDGVVTDAWTEASMFRGFEIILRGKDPQAGLIVTPRICGICGGSHLYKAAYALDTAWKTHVPRNATLIRNIAQACETLLSIPRWFYALFAVDLCNPKYKHLPEYDEVVRRFAAFVGTSFEPGVTLSAKPVEIYAMFGGQWPHSSFMIPGGVMCAPSLSDVTRSIAILDAWKRDWLEKQWLGCSVERWMEIKSWNDMLAWAEENESQRNSDCGLFIRFAQRAGLDKYGQGVGAFLATGTFFDPSKYEHPTVDGRNDALVSRAGIYDGSAFHDFDHLNVREDTAHSFYKGDKSLHPWQGETDPIDPLEGHKQGKYSWSKSPRYDVPGKGAIPLEVGPLARQVMAGREGAASHQEYDPFILDAINTVGPSILVRVMARMHEAPKYAGLVRKWLDEIDLHDRFYTKPVEHATGRGFGSTEAARGSLSDWIVLSDGKIENYQVITPTAWNIGPRDRLGRHGPMEQAFIGAEIQNPNDPIEMGHVARSYDSCLVCTVHAYDEKTGKELSRFRIGEMG; the protein is encoded by the coding sequence ATGGCAACGGCGACTCAGCCCATGCCCTCCGACCTGCGCATCAGCCCGCTCGGGCGCGTGGAGGGCGACCTCGATCTGCGCGTGACGATCCGCGACGGCGTCGTGACCGACGCGTGGACCGAGGCGAGCATGTTCCGCGGGTTCGAGATCATCCTGCGCGGCAAGGATCCGCAGGCCGGTCTCATCGTCACCCCGCGCATCTGCGGCATCTGCGGTGGCTCCCATCTGTACAAGGCGGCCTACGCGCTCGACACGGCGTGGAAGACGCACGTCCCGCGCAACGCGACCCTCATTCGCAACATCGCGCAGGCGTGCGAAACCCTGCTCTCCATTCCGCGCTGGTTCTATGCGTTGTTTGCGGTCGACCTCTGCAATCCCAAGTACAAGCATCTCCCGGAATACGACGAGGTGGTGCGCCGGTTTGCCGCCTTCGTGGGCACCAGCTTCGAGCCAGGCGTCACGTTGTCCGCCAAGCCGGTCGAGATCTATGCCATGTTCGGGGGGCAGTGGCCACACTCGAGTTTCATGATTCCTGGCGGCGTGATGTGCGCCCCGTCGCTCAGCGACGTCACGCGCTCCATCGCCATTCTCGATGCCTGGAAGCGCGACTGGCTCGAGAAGCAGTGGCTCGGCTGCTCCGTCGAGCGCTGGATGGAAATCAAGAGCTGGAACGACATGCTGGCGTGGGCCGAGGAGAACGAGTCGCAGCGCAACTCCGACTGCGGGTTGTTCATCCGGTTCGCTCAGCGGGCCGGTCTCGACAAGTATGGCCAGGGCGTGGGCGCATTCCTCGCCACCGGGACATTCTTCGATCCGTCGAAATACGAGCACCCCACGGTCGACGGCCGCAATGACGCCCTCGTGTCGCGGGCCGGCATCTACGACGGGAGCGCCTTCCATGACTTCGATCATCTGAACGTTCGCGAAGACACCGCACACTCGTTCTACAAGGGCGACAAATCGCTGCATCCATGGCAGGGCGAGACGGATCCCATCGATCCGCTCGAGGGCCACAAGCAGGGCAAGTATTCCTGGTCCAAGTCGCCGCGCTACGACGTGCCGGGCAAGGGCGCCATTCCGCTCGAAGTCGGCCCGCTGGCGCGGCAGGTGATGGCGGGACGCGAGGGCGCTGCCTCGCATCAGGAATACGACCCCTTCATTCTCGACGCCATCAATACGGTGGGTCCCAGCATCCTCGTGCGCGTCATGGCCCGCATGCACGAAGCGCCCAAGTATGCTGGCCTGGTGCGCAAGTGGCTCGACGAAATCGACCTGCATGACCGGTTCTATACCAAGCCCGTGGAGCACGCGACGGGCCGGGGCTTCGGCTCCACCGAAGCGGCGCGCGGTTCGCTGTCCGACTGGATCGTGCTGAGCGACGGCAAGATCGAGAACTATCAGGTCATCACGCCCACCGCCTGGAACATCGGCCCGCGCGACCGTCTGGGTCGCCACGGCCCCATGGAGCAGGCGTTCATCGGTGCCGAGATCCAGAACCCCAACGATCCGATCGAAATGGGCCATGTGGCCCGCTCGTACGACTCGTGCCTGGTGTGCACGGTGCATGCGTACGACGAAAAGACCGGGAAGGAGCTCTCCCGGTTCCGCATCGGCGAGATGGGATGA
- a CDS encoding M20/M25/M40 family metallo-hydrolase, with product MLCPPSRLHASRRTLALAAVAGTLLSAPFHTGAAQLPGARAPGAPTSLTPDQAAARAIYKEMVEINTVDDSVGSVTKAAQAMAAHFRAAGFPDADMHLVGPAAAPTKQNLVVRYRGKGRGKPILLLAHLDVVQALRSDWPRDPFTLIEEDGWFFGRGVSDDKSMASMFVANLLRYKREGWVPERDLILALTADEEGGSQNGVSWLIANHRALIDAEYAINEGGGGTLKDDKPQFHSIQAAEKVYEDFTFTVHNTGGHSSVPRRDNAIYSLAQALLRVQQHTFPVELNDITRPFFEQTAKVEMPSLAAAMRAIVANPGDTAAARIISTDPRYASMLRTTCVATMLHGGHAPNALPQTVTANVNCRIAPTSKASQVRATLERVVNDTSVSISGSRADRSDGAPVPVNATLLRITEQLTTQMFGDIPVIPTMSTGATDGYRLRNAGIPTFGVSGIFSAPGETNAHGRNEKLRVKSYYDGLAFLYELVKRVAGPGTPVS from the coding sequence ATGCTCTGCCCACCGTCGCGCCTCCACGCTTCCCGCCGGACCCTGGCCCTGGCCGCCGTTGCCGGGACGCTGCTCAGCGCACCGTTTCACACCGGCGCCGCGCAACTGCCGGGCGCCAGGGCTCCCGGCGCGCCGACCTCGCTGACGCCGGATCAGGCCGCCGCGCGCGCGATCTACAAGGAGATGGTGGAGATCAACACCGTCGACGATTCCGTCGGATCGGTCACGAAGGCGGCGCAGGCCATGGCGGCACACTTCCGTGCAGCAGGGTTTCCCGACGCCGATATGCATCTGGTGGGGCCAGCCGCCGCACCAACGAAGCAGAATCTCGTCGTGCGCTACCGCGGCAAGGGACGTGGCAAGCCCATTCTGCTGCTCGCCCATCTGGACGTGGTGCAGGCCCTCCGCAGCGACTGGCCGCGCGATCCGTTCACGCTGATCGAAGAAGACGGGTGGTTTTTCGGACGCGGGGTCTCGGACGACAAATCCATGGCCTCGATGTTCGTGGCCAATCTGCTGCGATACAAGCGCGAGGGCTGGGTGCCGGAGCGCGATCTCATTCTCGCGCTCACGGCCGATGAAGAGGGCGGCAGTCAAAATGGCGTGAGCTGGCTCATCGCCAATCACCGGGCGCTGATCGACGCCGAATATGCCATCAATGAAGGCGGCGGCGGCACGCTCAAGGACGACAAGCCGCAGTTCCATTCCATTCAGGCCGCCGAGAAGGTGTATGAAGACTTCACCTTCACGGTGCACAACACCGGCGGGCACTCCAGCGTGCCGCGCCGCGACAATGCCATCTATTCGCTGGCGCAGGCCCTGTTGCGCGTGCAGCAACACACCTTCCCCGTCGAACTCAACGACATCACGCGCCCATTCTTCGAACAGACCGCCAAGGTGGAAATGCCGTCCCTGGCGGCGGCCATGCGGGCCATCGTGGCCAACCCCGGGGACACGGCGGCCGCGCGCATCATCTCCACCGATCCGCGGTACGCGAGCATGCTGCGCACCACCTGTGTGGCAACCATGCTGCACGGCGGACATGCGCCCAATGCCCTGCCACAAACGGTGACGGCCAACGTGAACTGCCGCATCGCGCCGACCAGCAAGGCCTCGCAGGTCCGTGCCACGCTCGAGCGGGTCGTGAACGACACCAGCGTCTCCATTTCGGGGTCGCGCGCCGATCGCAGCGACGGCGCGCCGGTGCCGGTGAACGCCACGCTGCTCAGGATCACCGAGCAGCTGACCACGCAGATGTTCGGCGACATTCCGGTGATTCCCACCATGAGCACCGGCGCCACGGACGGCTATCGCCTGCGCAACGCCGGCATTCCGACCTTCGGGGTGAGCGGCATCTTCTCGGCGCCCGGCGAGACCAACGCCCACGGCCGCAACGAAAAGCTGCGGGTCAAGAGCTACTACGATGGCCTCGCGTTCCTCTACGAACTGGTCAAGCGGGTGGCCGGGCCCGGCACTCCGGTCAGCTGA
- a CDS encoding hydrogenase maturation protease, protein MNSAVQALIVGCGNLLRGDDAVGPVLVRHLWERGVPHGVRCADGGTGGMDVAFQMRGVPHVIIVDACSSGSEPGAIFRLDGVDAETPPLAGINLHAFRWDHALAFARWILKDDYPPRIDVWLIEAQQFAAGAPLSPRVDAAMETVIQRILADVAWTQDLPMPAPADTPVPASHTVA, encoded by the coding sequence ATGAATTCAGCGGTGCAGGCGCTCATCGTCGGCTGCGGCAATCTGCTGCGCGGCGACGATGCGGTCGGTCCGGTACTCGTGCGGCACCTCTGGGAAAGAGGGGTGCCGCACGGCGTGCGTTGTGCCGATGGCGGAACGGGCGGTATGGATGTGGCCTTCCAGATGCGCGGCGTGCCGCACGTCATCATCGTGGACGCCTGCAGCAGCGGCTCCGAGCCCGGCGCCATCTTTCGCCTCGATGGCGTGGACGCGGAAACCCCACCGCTGGCTGGCATCAACCTGCACGCATTTCGGTGGGACCACGCGCTGGCATTCGCCCGCTGGATTCTCAAGGACGACTATCCCCCACGCATCGATGTGTGGCTCATCGAAGCCCAGCAGTTCGCGGCCGGTGCGCCGCTCTCGCCCCGGGTGGATGCGGCGATGGAAACGGTGATCCAGCGCATCCTCGCGGACGTTGCATGGACGCAGGATCTGCCGATGCCGGCACCGGCCGATACGCCGGTGCCGGCGTCCCACACGGTGGCCTGA
- the hypE gene encoding hydrogenase expression/formation protein HypE: MSVATTPAAGAHPETGHITMDTWVCPLPLRDYPAIVMGHGGGGQLSAELVQHLFRPAFAPNATDALGDAAVLSLPGTRIACTTDTFVVQPLEFPGGTIGSLAVHGTVNDLAMVGARPIAITAGFVLEEGLPMAQLARIVRDMARAAHDAGVRIVCGDTKVVERGHGDGVYINTTGIGALAENLHIGPERARPGDVVLLSGHIGDHGMAIMSRREGLEFGSPIASDSAALHTLVADLLAAVPDVHVLRDPTRGGVAASLNEIAGDAGVGIAIDEQAVPVRATVRAACEVLGLDPLFVANEGKLLAIVPPECAERALEAMRAHALGTQAAIIGHVAADHPGMLVARTGLGARRVITMPIGEQLPRIC, translated from the coding sequence ATGAGCGTCGCGACCACACCAGCCGCGGGAGCCCACCCCGAGACCGGCCATATCACCATGGACACGTGGGTGTGTCCGCTGCCGCTGCGTGACTATCCGGCCATCGTGATGGGGCATGGCGGCGGCGGGCAACTGTCGGCCGAGTTGGTGCAGCACCTGTTCCGACCGGCCTTTGCGCCCAATGCCACGGACGCACTGGGGGACGCCGCGGTTCTGTCGCTGCCCGGCACGCGCATCGCCTGCACCACGGACACCTTCGTGGTGCAGCCTCTCGAGTTCCCCGGCGGCACCATCGGGTCGCTGGCCGTGCATGGTACGGTCAATGATCTCGCCATGGTGGGCGCCCGCCCCATCGCCATCACCGCCGGGTTCGTGCTCGAAGAGGGGCTGCCCATGGCGCAACTGGCGCGTATTGTGCGCGACATGGCCCGCGCCGCACACGACGCCGGCGTGCGCATCGTGTGTGGTGATACCAAGGTGGTCGAGCGCGGTCACGGTGACGGCGTGTACATCAACACCACCGGTATCGGCGCGCTGGCCGAGAACCTGCACATTGGCCCGGAGCGTGCGCGGCCGGGCGATGTGGTCCTGCTCAGCGGACACATCGGCGATCACGGCATGGCCATCATGAGCCGCCGCGAAGGCCTCGAATTCGGCTCCCCCATTGCCAGCGATTCGGCGGCCCTGCACACGCTGGTGGCGGACCTGCTCGCTGCGGTCCCCGACGTTCATGTGCTGCGAGATCCGACGCGTGGCGGTGTGGCGGCCTCGCTCAACGAAATTGCCGGTGATGCCGGCGTGGGCATTGCCATCGACGAACAGGCGGTCCCGGTACGCGCTACGGTGCGCGCCGCCTGTGAAGTCCTGGGTCTCGATCCCCTGTTCGTGGCCAACGAGGGCAAGCTGCTGGCCATCGTGCCGCCCGAATGCGCCGAGCGGGCACTCGAGGCCATGCGCGCCCACGCGTTGGGCACGCAGGCGGCCATCATCGGCCATGTGGCTGCCGACCACCCGGGCATGCTCGTCGCGCGCACCGGCCTCGGCGCACGGCGTGTCATCACCATGCCCATAGGCGAACAGTTGCCCCGCATCTGCTGA
- a CDS encoding NHL repeat-containing protein, with amino-acid sequence MTVGLSPPPSPAAKDVACGARPLRRLGAASPFGLALPSAQPTAGQLYAPRGVWFDDQCVVVADSGNHRVLIWHRWPETDGADADVVLGQPDFTSEGPAAGGRGCENGLHLPTGVLVHDGRLFVADAWHHRVLVWNTLPTASDTPPSYAIGQPVLADAHPNAGGTVQGNTLYWPYGLGMVGGWFWIADTGNRRVLGWPHVPQPGEAAHVVLGQDDAQTALENRGGAVSASSFRWPHAITGDAHTLYVADAGNHRILGWSTLPTRDRPAEVVIGQRDHAHAEELPHRPQGPHRLRFPYAAAMSDHGLTVADTANNRVLHWHQPPRHGTRHEAQAVLGQLDFNAAGENRWKAVVDDSLCWPYGLWSHGDRLAIADSGNNRVMLWAGPTVAPALSREI; translated from the coding sequence ATGACGGTTGGGCTCTCACCCCCGCCATCGCCTGCAGCGAAGGATGTCGCCTGCGGCGCCCGTCCGCTGCGGCGACTGGGCGCCGCGTCGCCCTTTGGCCTGGCGTTGCCGTCGGCGCAGCCTACGGCCGGTCAGCTCTATGCGCCACGCGGCGTATGGTTCGATGACCAGTGCGTGGTGGTGGCCGACTCCGGCAATCACCGGGTGCTCATCTGGCATCGCTGGCCGGAGACGGACGGCGCCGACGCCGATGTCGTGCTCGGCCAGCCGGACTTCACCAGTGAGGGGCCGGCGGCCGGCGGGCGCGGATGCGAGAACGGATTGCACCTGCCCACCGGGGTACTGGTGCATGACGGTCGTCTCTTCGTAGCCGACGCCTGGCACCATCGCGTGCTGGTGTGGAACACGCTGCCGACGGCCAGTGACACCCCGCCCTCGTACGCCATCGGTCAACCGGTGCTCGCCGACGCACACCCCAATGCCGGCGGCACGGTACAGGGCAACACCCTCTACTGGCCCTACGGACTCGGCATGGTGGGCGGATGGTTCTGGATTGCCGATACCGGCAACCGTCGTGTACTGGGCTGGCCCCACGTGCCCCAGCCCGGGGAGGCCGCCCATGTGGTGCTCGGGCAGGACGACGCGCAGACGGCGCTCGAGAATCGCGGCGGCGCCGTGTCCGCGTCGTCCTTTCGCTGGCCCCACGCCATTACCGGAGACGCGCACACGCTGTACGTCGCCGACGCCGGCAATCACCGTATCCTCGGCTGGTCGACGTTGCCAACCCGCGACAGACCGGCAGAGGTGGTGATCGGTCAACGCGACCATGCGCACGCCGAGGAGCTGCCGCATCGTCCGCAGGGGCCACATCGACTGCGCTTCCCGTATGCCGCGGCCATGAGTGATCACGGACTGACAGTGGCCGACACCGCCAACAACCGCGTGCTGCACTGGCATCAGCCGCCACGACACGGCACCCGGCACGAAGCCCAGGCCGTGTTGGGCCAACTCGACTTCAATGCCGCCGGCGAGAACCGCTGGAAGGCCGTCGTCGATGATTCACTCTGCTGGCCCTATGGACTCTGGAGCCACGGCGATCGCCTGGCGATCGCCGACAGCGGAAACAACCGCGTCATGCTCTGGGCCGGTCCAACTGTTGCACCCGCTCTTTCCCGGGAGATCTGA
- a CDS encoding hydrogenase maturation protease: MDIEITEAGYLVLGADLAQAYFPNDTLLAMLRGEELWLLPTRGAGGGGLLLKQRNPAGDRSVLVREALHDRYAPGMCPAFWDDRQGALRVALHTTPGVAAEVTGAAP; encoded by the coding sequence ATGGACATCGAGATCACCGAGGCGGGATACCTCGTACTGGGCGCCGATCTCGCCCAGGCGTATTTCCCGAACGACACGTTGCTGGCCATGCTGCGGGGTGAGGAGTTGTGGCTGCTCCCGACCCGTGGCGCGGGTGGCGGCGGCCTGTTGCTCAAGCAGCGCAATCCAGCCGGTGACCGCTCGGTGCTGGTGCGCGAAGCTCTGCATGATCGCTATGCGCCCGGCATGTGCCCCGCGTTCTGGGACGACCGCCAGGGTGCCCTTCGTGTCGCCCTGCATACGACGCCCGGTGTCGCGGCCGAGGTCACAGGGGCCGCCCCATGA
- a CDS encoding NifU family protein, whose translation MTATAPVSDTAASPSLETLAANVQRTLDDVRGMPIDQRTRALALKDALEAFHKAGLSTIVRTLKQDPHGKELLFALVDDPGVYALLALHGIVKADVRTRVARVVENLRPYTQSHGGDVTLVDVTADTVYVRLAGACNGCSMSSVTLRNGIEEALKEQVPEITRIEVVPNEPDSTPALVSLSRAPRGDGWVDGPALDDVQDARPFRFEVSDGRSIVILRFGDSISAWWNACAHMGLPIDGGMVDVEARTITCPWHGFRYDCASGECLTAPQAQLEGVPARVTNGRIQLRPAQ comes from the coding sequence ATGACTGCCACCGCCCCCGTTTCCGACACCGCCGCGTCGCCATCGCTCGAGACACTGGCCGCCAATGTGCAGCGCACACTCGACGACGTGCGCGGCATGCCCATCGATCAGCGCACACGGGCGCTGGCACTCAAGGATGCGCTGGAGGCGTTTCACAAGGCCGGGCTCTCCACCATCGTGCGCACGCTCAAGCAGGATCCGCACGGCAAGGAGCTGCTGTTCGCACTCGTCGACGATCCGGGTGTGTACGCGCTGCTGGCCCTGCACGGTATCGTGAAGGCCGATGTCCGCACTCGCGTGGCCCGGGTGGTGGAGAACCTGCGCCCGTATACACAGTCGCACGGGGGCGACGTGACGCTGGTGGACGTCACTGCCGATACGGTGTACGTGCGGCTCGCCGGTGCCTGCAACGGCTGCAGCATGTCGTCGGTCACGCTGCGCAACGGGATCGAGGAAGCGCTCAAGGAGCAGGTGCCCGAGATCACGCGCATCGAAGTGGTGCCGAACGAACCGGACAGCACGCCGGCCCTCGTCTCACTCTCGCGTGCCCCGCGCGGCGATGGCTGGGTGGACGGCCCCGCTCTGGACGACGTACAGGACGCCAGGCCGTTCCGCTTCGAAGTGAGCGATGGCCGCAGCATCGTCATCCTGCGGTTCGGCGACAGCATCAGCGCCTGGTGGAATGCCTGCGCACACATGGGGCTTCCCATCGACGGCGGCATGGTGGACGTCGAGGCACGGACCATCACCTGCCCCTGGCATGGCTTCCGCTATGATTGTGCCTCGGGCGAGTGTCTGACGGCCCCCCAGGCACAGCTCGAAGGTGTTCCGGCCCGCGTGACCAATGGCCGCATTCAACTGCGTCCCGCGCAATGA